The Klebsiella sp. RIT-PI-d genomic sequence TGCTGATACCCGACTGACGCTGATTTCACTGATCGTCATTGTGGGATGTTTTCTGTTCTCCTGGTTCAGTTGCTACAAGTTCTTTAAACGTACGCATGCGGAAGCGGCGGTGTGTGCGCTGATTGCCGGTTCACCGACCGTCGGCTTTCTTGGCTTTGCGGTCCTCGATCCTATTTACGGCGCGTCCGTGTCGACCGGGCTGGTGGTTGCCATTATCTCTATTATTGTCAATGCGATAACCATCCCACTCGGGTTGTATTTGCTCAATCCTTCTGCCGATCAGCAGGGAAAAGGCGCGAATAAATTCAGCGCATTGATTGCCGCGGCGAAAGAGCCTGTGGTATGGGTTCCTGTCCTGGCAACGCTTGTCGTGCTGGTCGGCATTAAAATTCCGGCGGCCTGGGATCCTTGCTTTAATCTGATCGCTAAATCTAACTCCGGCGTCGCCGTGTTTGCAGCAGGCCTGACGCTGGCAGCCCACAAGTTTGAGTTCAGCTGGGAAATTGCCTA encodes the following:
- the yfdV gene encoding transporter YfdV, producing MFTFFTGDLLPIIVIMLLGYISGKRQAFSEDQARALNKLVLNYALPAALFVSIARANRDMIFADTRLTLISLIVIVGCFLFSWFSCYKFFKRTHAEAAVCALIAGSPTVGFLGFAVLDPIYGASVSTGLVVAIISIIVNAITIPLGLYLLNPSADQQGKGANKFSALIAAAKEPVVWVPVLATLVVLVGIKIPAAWDPCFNLIAKSNSGVAVFAAGLTLAAHKFEFSWEIAYNTFLKLILMPLVLLIVGVLFHLDAEQLQMTVLVGALPPAFSGIIIASRFQIYTRAGTASLAVSVIGFMITAPMWIYISRLVS